Proteins co-encoded in one Phycodurus eques isolate BA_2022a chromosome 14, UOR_Pequ_1.1, whole genome shotgun sequence genomic window:
- the lgmn gene encoding legumain codes for MSRLLVFLGLSVALVNSFPRQEPENGKNWVVIVAGSYSWYNYRHQADACHAYQIVHKNGIPDEQIVVMMMDDLAQDDMNPTPGILINRPNGSDVYKGVPKDYTTQDVNPENFLAVLKGDSSKVKGGSGKVLKSGPNDHIFVYFTDHGAPGILAFPAGELHVKDLQDTIHYMHDNKKYKKMVLYIEACESGSMMSDLPDDIDVYATTAANSHESSYACYYDAERDTYLGDWYSVNWMEDSDVEDLSRETLLKQFRIVKSHTNTSHVQQFGNKTLAHMKVAAFQGTRKSGGVAPDPLPPVAELDLTPSPDVPLAILKRKLMASNDIDMSRGFLSEIDAHFKVREMLAATMRQIAEKVTGRSSVAEEVVNERRDLTRHQCYRTAVDHYKHNCFNWNKPKYEYALRHLYALVNLCERGYAADSIQVAMDSVCYFK; via the exons ATGAGTCGTCTTTTGGTATTCCTGGGGCTCTCCGTCGCCCTGGTGAACTCCTTCCCCAGACAGGAGCCCGAAAACGGGAAGAACTGGGTGGTGATCGTGGCCGGCTCGTATTCCTGGTACAACTACAGACatcag GCGGACGCGTGCCACGCCTACCAGATTGTGCATAAGAATGGCATCCCGGACGAGCAAATTGTGGTCATGATGATGGACGACTTGGCGCAAGATGACAT GAACCCCACACCCGGCATCTTGATCAACAGGCCCAACGGTAGCGACGTGTACAAGGGTGTCCCCAAGGACTACACTACACAA GATGTCAATCCGGAAAACTTCCTGGCCGTGCTGAAAGGTGATTCCTCCAAAGTGAAAGGAGGCTCTGGGAAAGTGTTGAAGAG CGGCCCCAACGATCACATCTTTGTTTACTTCACTGACCACGGAGCGCCCGGAATTCTGGCCTTCCCCGCTGGAGAG CTGCATGTCAAAGACCTCCAGGATACCATTCATTACATGCACGACAATAAGAAGTACAAGAAG ATGGTGCTCTACATCGAAGCATGCGAATCTGGATCGATGATGAGCGATCTGCCTGACGACATTGACG TTTACGCCACCACGGCCGCGAACTCCCACGAGTCGTCGTACGCCTGCTACTATGATGCAGAACGCGACACCTACCTGGGTGACTGGTACAGCGTCAACTGGATGGAAGACTCCGATGTG gaggacctgtcCAGGGAAACGCTGTTGAAACAGTTCAGAATCGTTAAGAGTCACACCAACACCAGCCACGTGCAGCAGTTTGGAAACAAA ACTCTGGCCCACATGAAGGTGGCGGCCTTCCAGGGCACGCGCAAGAGCGGAGGCGTCGCCCCCGACCCGTTGCCTCCCGTCGCCGAACTGGACCTGACGCCGAGTCCCGACGTTCCGCTGGCCATCCTCAAGAGGAAGCTGATGGCCTCCAACGACATCGACATGTCCCGGGGCTTCCTCTCTGAAATAGACGCACACTTCAAG GTCAGGGAGATGCTGGCGGCAACCATGCGTCAGATCGCCGAGAAGGTGACTGGTCGAAGTTCCGTGGCCGAAGAGGTGGTCAACGAAAGGCGGGACCTGACGCGGCACCAGTGCTACCGGACCGCCGTGGACCACTACAAACACAACTGCTTCAATTGGAACAAACCCAAG TACGAGTACGCGCTGAGACATCTGTACGCTCTAGTCAACTTGTGTGAGAGAGGCTACGCCGCTGACAG tATCCAGGTGGCCATGGACTCAGTGTGTTActtcaagtga